One region of Candidatus Nealsonbacteria bacterium genomic DNA includes:
- the typA gene encoding translational GTPase TypA: MEIRNIAIIAHVDHGKTTLTDTLMQQTGMSEIGDSMDSNTLEQERGITIYSKNTSVYYKDTKINIVDTPGHSDFGSEVERVLRSIDSVLLVVDAQEGPMPQTKFVLKKSLDLGLKPIVVINKIDKPAARPEDVKEMVYELFLDLGANDEQLNFLTIYAIARDGIAKENLNDESKDLTPLLDMILREVPVASSEDSKNKLLRMQPFNLAYDNFLGRLAIGRIYEGEIKDGSRIFIKGPEENIREGKISKLFTFEGLKRKEVSSAAAGDIVLVAGLPDIFIGETICINTEQVPLPFIDIDEPTISLNLLVNNSPFAGRDGEYVTNRQLKERLEKELEVNVGLKINFSENDRYRIYGRGEMHIAILLENMRREGYEMQISQPNVIIKEENGIKVEPFEEVTINVPEDTSGSVIKKLSNRRGNMIQMVPDHGNVKIIFEIPTRGLLGYRNEFVVDTKGEGIMYSRVIGFKPYVGEIKKNDVGSMVSMATGKTLGFSLFNLQNRGTLYIDPNIEVYEGMVIGNTAKGNDLAVNPTKGKQLSNMRSSGADEAINLKPPIRITLERGMSVMSEDEYLEITPKNVRLRKQLLTENDRVKAGRGRSKI, translated from the coding sequence ATTATAAAGACACTAAGATAAATATTGTGGACACTCCTGGCCACTCGGATTTTGGTTCGGAAGTTGAGCGTGTTCTAAGATCAATTGACTCTGTTCTTTTGGTAGTTGACGCTCAAGAAGGTCCAATGCCTCAAACAAAATTTGTTTTAAAGAAATCCCTAGACTTAGGATTAAAGCCTATCGTTGTGATAAACAAAATAGATAAGCCGGCTGCCAGACCGGAGGATGTTAAAGAAATGGTCTATGAATTATTCCTTGATTTGGGAGCAAACGATGAACAACTAAACTTTTTAACCATATATGCAATTGCTCGAGATGGAATTGCCAAAGAAAATTTAAACGATGAATCAAAAGATCTAACTCCCCTATTAGACATGATACTAAGAGAAGTTCCAGTTGCTTCAAGTGAAGATTCAAAGAATAAGTTACTGCGAATGCAACCGTTTAATTTAGCTTATGATAATTTCCTAGGACGACTAGCTATTGGAAGAATCTATGAAGGAGAAATAAAGGATGGGTCTAGAATATTCATTAAAGGTCCTGAAGAAAATATTCGCGAAGGAAAAATATCAAAACTATTCACCTTTGAGGGATTGAAAAGAAAAGAAGTCAGCTCAGCTGCTGCTGGAGACATCGTCTTGGTTGCTGGACTTCCGGACATCTTTATCGGAGAAACTATTTGTATTAATACAGAACAAGTTCCACTACCATTTATTGATATCGACGAGCCAACTATTTCATTAAACTTGCTAGTTAATAATTCCCCTTTCGCCGGAAGAGATGGTGAATATGTTACCAATAGACAACTCAAAGAAAGACTGGAAAAAGAATTAGAAGTAAATGTTGGTCTTAAAATAAATTTTTCTGAAAATGATCGTTATAGAATTTATGGAAGAGGCGAAATGCATATTGCTATTCTCCTTGAAAATATGCGCAGAGAGGGCTATGAAATGCAAATATCACAACCTAATGTAATTATTAAAGAAGAAAATGGAATCAAAGTTGAACCGTTTGAAGAAGTAACAATCAACGTACCAGAAGATACGTCGGGGTCTGTTATCAAAAAACTATCAAATCGCCGAGGCAATATGATTCAAATGGTTCCCGATCATGGAAACGTAAAGATAATCTTTGAAATACCAACTAGAGGATTGCTTGGCTATCGAAATGAATTTGTAGTCGATACTAAAGGAGAAGGAATTATGTATTCTAGAGTTATTGGATTTAAACCATATGTTGGAGAAATAAAGAAAAATGACGTTGGATCAATGGTATCAATGGCAACTGGAAAAACTCTTGGCTTTTCTTTATTTAATCTGCAAAATAGAGGAACTTTATACATCGATCCTAATATTGAAGTTTATGAAGGAATGGTAATCGGAAATACAGCAAAAGGAAATGATTTAGCTGTAAACCCAACCAAAGGAAAACAACTAAGTAATATGCGTTCCTCAGGAGCTGATGAAGCTATCAACTTAAAACCACCGATAAGAATAACTCTTGAAAGAGGTATGAGTGTTATGAGCGAAGATGAATACCTTGAAATAACCCCAAAGAATGTTCGCTTAAGAAAGCAACTATTAACTGAAAACGACCGAGTTAAAGCTGGCCGAGGTAGATCTAAAATTTAA
- a CDS encoding conjugal transfer protein TraX: protein MITKGQSNFIKLIAIISMLLDHIGAFLFPLTALRIIGRIALPIFAYQLGIGYRMTSDRKEYVKRILLFGLISQIPFFLLNEGFKLNILFSLALGIFLIWAIEEKKYLYVYLIAPLSFFVEYQIYGLVLISIFYFFKNKNHQFLLISAASFASAFYYQTPIQLFAILSLPIIFKPSFEINIPRNLFYFFYPTHLLLIYLIKIVFFK from the coding sequence ATGATTACTAAAGGACAAAGTAATTTCATTAAGTTAATAGCAATTATTTCAATGCTTCTTGATCATATTGGAGCCTTCTTATTCCCTTTGACTGCATTAAGGATTATTGGAAGAATAGCTCTTCCTATTTTTGCTTATCAATTAGGAATAGGGTATAGGATGACCTCGGATAGAAAAGAATATGTGAAAAGAATATTGCTATTTGGTCTGATTTCTCAAATACCATTCTTTTTATTAAATGAGGGATTTAAATTAAACATACTATTTTCCTTAGCTTTAGGAATTTTCCTTATTTGGGCGATAGAAGAGAAAAAGTATTTATATGTTTATTTAATAGCCCCTCTTTCTTTTTTTGTTGAATATCAGATTTATGGATTGGTATTAATATCAATATTCTATTTTTTCAAAAATAAAAACCATCAGTTTCTTCTAATTTCAGCAGCTAGCTTCGCATCAGCTTTTTATTATCAGACTCCAATACAATTATTCGCAATATTATCATTACCAATAATTTTTAAGCCCTCTTTTGAGATAAATATACCAAGAAATTTGTTTTACTTTTTTTACCCGACTCATTTACTGTTAATATATTTAATAAAGATAGTGTTTTTTAAATAA